One segment of Gordonia terrae DNA contains the following:
- a CDS encoding TlpA family protein disulfide reductase: MNDTTDTDQSAGTEAGPSSRDSRFPPVARWTVVFVIVMIALIVAIWPRGDDPAPMTGTPSSASGTRPIDAPVDEARVAEARQAAALPECPVTGLPESPDSVLEGVVEPCLGTGAPYDLGAATAGRPLVINVWAQWCGPCKTELPYFEEFAARAGDRVTVLALHAKEGGSNPFFPLTLLAEIGVRLPSVLDLDGKVAAAIGAPRVFPSTVFLRPDGTVAEVYPGVFDSPEEIADSVAEHLGVRI, translated from the coding sequence GTGAACGACACCACGGACACAGACCAGAGCGCAGGGACCGAAGCGGGTCCGTCGTCGCGGGATTCACGTTTTCCCCCTGTCGCGCGGTGGACCGTCGTCTTCGTGATCGTGATGATCGCCCTGATCGTCGCGATCTGGCCGCGCGGGGACGATCCGGCGCCGATGACCGGCACGCCGTCGTCGGCGAGTGGAACCCGCCCGATCGACGCCCCGGTCGACGAGGCGCGGGTGGCGGAGGCGCGCCAGGCCGCCGCACTGCCTGAGTGCCCGGTCACGGGTCTGCCGGAGTCACCCGATTCCGTCCTCGAGGGCGTCGTCGAGCCCTGTCTGGGCACCGGCGCGCCGTACGACCTCGGTGCGGCGACTGCGGGCCGCCCGCTGGTGATCAACGTGTGGGCGCAGTGGTGCGGTCCGTGCAAGACCGAGTTGCCCTACTTCGAAGAGTTCGCCGCGCGCGCCGGGGACCGGGTCACCGTGCTGGCCCTGCACGCCAAGGAGGGCGGTAGCAATCCGTTCTTCCCGCTGACGCTGCTCGCCGAGATCGGAGTCCGTTTGCCGTCCGTGCTCGACCTCGACGGGAAGGTCGCCGCGGCCATCGGCGCGCCGCGGGTGTTCCCGTCGACCGTCTTCCTCAGGCCCGACGGCACGGTGGCCGAGGTCTATCCCGGTGTCTTCGACAGCCCGGAGGAGATCGCCGACTCGGTGGCCGAGCACCTGGGCGTGCGGATATGA
- a CDS encoding NUDIX hydrolase, whose product MSGRPRADAGPLVPRAEIPPWLRALTEDVTAVTRSVDNRGGDRSRWASMLPTKSRSAAVLILFSGSWESADDHPGGVPADAEVLLTERAPTLRQHSGQVAFPGGAADPGDDFPVGTALREAAEETGLDASGVSILATLPSFPVGVSGFDVVPVIGYWHRPSEVRVVDEGETARVDRINLRELLDPDNRFQVRRKAVGIVYKGPAFFVDRLLVWGFTGGLVAAISEVSGWDRPWDKNDVRSLEKMIELAGSRQESGFAELHPDDRDVVDARNAESGGPR is encoded by the coding sequence ATGAGTGGGCGGCCGCGCGCGGACGCGGGTCCGCTGGTCCCGCGTGCGGAGATCCCACCCTGGCTACGAGCTCTCACCGAGGACGTCACCGCTGTCACCAGGAGTGTCGACAATCGTGGCGGCGACCGGTCGCGCTGGGCGTCGATGCTGCCGACGAAGTCGCGGTCGGCGGCGGTCCTGATCCTGTTCTCCGGGTCGTGGGAGTCGGCCGACGACCATCCCGGCGGTGTGCCCGCCGACGCCGAGGTCCTGCTGACCGAGCGTGCGCCGACGCTGCGCCAACACAGTGGGCAGGTCGCGTTCCCCGGCGGTGCGGCCGATCCGGGCGACGACTTCCCGGTGGGCACCGCGTTGCGTGAGGCCGCCGAGGAGACCGGCCTCGATGCCTCCGGGGTCAGCATCCTCGCGACCCTCCCCAGCTTTCCGGTCGGGGTCTCGGGGTTCGACGTCGTCCCGGTGATCGGCTATTGGCACCGTCCGAGCGAAGTGCGCGTCGTCGACGAGGGCGAGACCGCGCGGGTGGACCGCATCAACCTGCGCGAGTTGCTCGACCCGGACAACCGATTCCAGGTCCGTCGCAAGGCGGTCGGCATCGTCTACAAGGGTCCGGCCTTCTTCGTCGACCGGCTGCTCGTGTGGGGCTTCACCGGTGGGCTCGTCGCCGCCATCAGCGAGGTGTCCGGCTGGGACCGCCCCTGGGACAAGAACGACGTGCGTTCGCTGGAGAAGATGATCGAACTCGCCGGCAGCCGTCAGGAATCCGGTTTCGCCGAACTCCACCCGGACGACCGCGACGTCGTCGATGCCCGCAACGCCGAGTCGGGTGGTCCCCGGTGA
- a CDS encoding MarP family serine protease, whose amino-acid sequence MTGSTWVDIIVIGIALLAAASGYRSGAVASALAFIGVALGAVAGLLLAPRLIERFDDLQVRVLAGILVLVVLVVVGEVAGMVLGRAARGGIRSPGLRAVDSGVGSLLQVVAVLLAAGLLAIPLRESADPAIAGAVRDSKVLTGVDAVSPQWVDDLPDDFKALLDSSGLPKLPFVSTPSTNVDPPDQALAELPVVTQARPSVVKIEGVAPSCRQALEGSGFVVSPERVMTNAHVVAGTERLEVQTSTGAQLPARVVLFDSENDIAVLDVPGLRAPALRFASRPASTGDDAIALGFPEAGPFYVSPLRVRAVFAHTGDDIYRTGQVTREVYAVRGLIRQGNSGGPLLNSDGEVLGVVFGAAENAADETGFVLTARQVRSDFDESERRSERVSTQRCVLA is encoded by the coding sequence GTGACCGGCTCGACCTGGGTCGACATCATCGTGATCGGCATCGCGCTGCTCGCCGCGGCCAGCGGGTACCGATCGGGTGCGGTCGCATCCGCCCTGGCGTTCATCGGTGTCGCGCTCGGCGCCGTGGCCGGTCTGCTGCTCGCGCCGCGCCTGATCGAACGGTTCGACGACCTGCAGGTGCGGGTGCTCGCCGGAATCCTGGTGCTCGTCGTACTCGTCGTCGTCGGCGAGGTCGCGGGCATGGTTCTGGGCCGCGCGGCTCGCGGTGGTATCCGGTCGCCCGGGCTGCGGGCCGTCGACAGTGGTGTCGGCTCGCTCCTGCAGGTGGTCGCCGTGCTGCTGGCCGCAGGCCTGCTGGCCATCCCGTTGCGGGAGTCGGCGGACCCGGCGATCGCCGGGGCGGTGCGTGACTCCAAGGTGCTGACCGGCGTCGACGCGGTGTCGCCGCAGTGGGTCGACGACCTGCCCGACGACTTCAAGGCGCTTCTGGACAGTTCGGGGCTCCCGAAGCTCCCGTTCGTCAGCACCCCGTCGACGAATGTCGACCCGCCGGACCAGGCGCTGGCCGAACTGCCGGTGGTGACGCAGGCGCGTCCCAGCGTCGTGAAGATCGAGGGCGTCGCGCCGAGCTGCCGGCAGGCGCTCGAGGGGAGCGGGTTCGTCGTGTCGCCCGAGCGGGTCATGACCAACGCGCACGTGGTCGCGGGTACCGAGCGGCTCGAGGTGCAGACCTCGACCGGGGCGCAGCTCCCGGCGCGCGTGGTGCTCTTCGACAGCGAGAACGACATCGCGGTGCTCGACGTCCCGGGTCTGCGTGCGCCTGCCCTGCGGTTCGCCTCACGGCCCGCGTCGACCGGGGACGACGCGATCGCGCTCGGTTTCCCCGAGGCCGGACCCTTCTACGTGAGTCCGCTGCGGGTTCGCGCGGTGTTCGCCCACACCGGCGACGACATCTACCGCACCGGGCAGGTGACCCGTGAGGTCTATGCCGTGCGTGGTCTGATCCGGCAGGGCAATTCGGGTGGACCGCTGCTCAACTCGGACGGCGAGGTGCTCGGCGTGGTGTTCGGGGCGGCCGAGAACGCGGCCGACGAGACCGGTTTCGTGCTCACCGCCCGTCAGGTTCGCTCCGACTTCGACGAATCCGAGCGGCGAAGCGAGCGGGTGAGTACACAGCGCTGCGTCCTCGCCTGA
- a CDS encoding alpha/beta fold hydrolase produces MSEEPDPSSVRLPGDWEHFDVRANGVRFHAVQPAGVPAGDRPLVLLLHGFGEFWWSWRHQLTALTDAGFRAVAVDLRGYGDTDKPPRGYDGWTLAGDTNGLVRALGHSRATLIGHSDGGLVCWATATLHPRVVDRIVVIASPHPRALRRRVLRDKAQRSRFLPLFLRNQIPRLGERQVTRDDAAFVADYFAERSSAPWRAEPDYGHTVELNRSAMLIPNVAHCSLEYRRWAFRSQFRPDGARFMELMDQRLHLPVLALRGRDDPYILDDAMADSHRWAAHQLYRQVEGSGHFVHQEQPAAVTGHIIEFLRHEPEPTADGTRRSARKVRRGRSAVYSPARFAARIRRSRSEPDGR; encoded by the coding sequence GTGAGCGAGGAGCCCGACCCCTCGAGCGTTCGTCTCCCGGGCGACTGGGAGCACTTCGACGTCCGCGCCAACGGAGTCCGGTTCCACGCCGTCCAGCCCGCGGGCGTCCCGGCAGGCGACCGTCCACTGGTGTTGTTACTGCACGGCTTCGGCGAGTTCTGGTGGAGTTGGCGGCATCAACTGACCGCACTCACCGACGCCGGATTCCGCGCCGTCGCCGTCGACCTGCGCGGCTACGGCGACACCGACAAGCCGCCGCGCGGCTACGACGGCTGGACCCTGGCCGGCGACACCAACGGCCTCGTCCGCGCACTCGGGCACTCGCGCGCCACCCTCATCGGGCATTCCGACGGCGGACTGGTCTGTTGGGCGACCGCGACCCTCCACCCACGGGTCGTCGACCGGATCGTCGTCATCGCGTCCCCCCATCCGCGCGCCCTGCGCCGACGAGTACTGCGCGACAAGGCCCAGCGGTCCCGGTTCCTGCCGCTGTTCCTGCGCAATCAGATCCCGCGTCTCGGCGAACGTCAGGTCACCCGCGACGACGCCGCCTTCGTCGCCGACTACTTCGCGGAACGGTCGTCGGCTCCCTGGCGGGCCGAGCCCGACTACGGGCACACCGTCGAGCTCAATCGTTCGGCCATGCTGATCCCCAACGTCGCGCACTGCAGCCTGGAGTACCGGCGCTGGGCGTTCCGTTCGCAATTCCGGCCCGACGGCGCCCGCTTCATGGAACTCATGGATCAACGACTGCACCTGCCGGTGCTCGCCCTCCGCGGCCGCGACGACCCCTACATCCTCGACGACGCGATGGCCGACAGCCACCGGTGGGCTGCACACCAGCTGTACCGGCAGGTCGAGGGCAGCGGTCACTTCGTCCACCAGGAACAGCCGGCCGCGGTGACCGGGCACATCATCGAGTTCCTGCGCCACGAGCCCGAACCCACCGCGGACGGCACGCGCCGATCGGCGCGGAAGGTCAGGCGAGGACGCAGCGCTGTGTACTCACCCGCTCGCTTCGCCGCTCGGATTCGTCGAAGTCGGAGCGAACCTGACGGGCGGTGA
- a CDS encoding phage holin family protein has translation MSPNEHGLPDAGRDSVPSIPLSDANAGHNGEPTIGSLVKDATTSVSTLFRSEVALAKAELVTEAKKAGTGTGLLIVAGVMALYSSFFFFFFLAELLDEWVWRWLAFLIVFLILVLVTVVAAFVGYLFFKRVRGPKKTIESVNELPTVLPNRHATHETTHPRIPPAREG, from the coding sequence GTGAGCCCCAACGAGCACGGCCTGCCCGACGCTGGCCGGGACTCCGTCCCGTCGATCCCGCTCTCCGACGCGAACGCCGGCCACAACGGCGAGCCGACCATCGGAAGCCTGGTCAAGGACGCGACCACCAGTGTCTCCACCCTGTTCCGATCCGAGGTCGCGCTCGCCAAGGCAGAGCTCGTCACCGAGGCGAAGAAAGCCGGCACCGGCACCGGGCTGCTGATCGTCGCCGGCGTGATGGCGTTGTACTCCAGCTTCTTCTTCTTTTTCTTCCTGGCCGAGTTGCTCGACGAATGGGTCTGGCGCTGGCTGGCCTTCCTGATCGTGTTCCTCATCCTGGTCCTGGTGACCGTGGTCGCCGCGTTCGTCGGGTATCTGTTCTTCAAACGCGTGCGCGGCCCCAAGAAGACGATCGAGTCGGTCAACGAACTGCCGACCGTCCTGCCGAACCGTCATGCGACACACGAGACCACCCACCCGAGAATCCCGCCCGCCCGCGAAGGCTGA
- the acs gene encoding acetate--CoA ligase, with translation MSSTVQAFPPSDEFAAQANGTAEMYDHADADRLEFWAEQARRLEWATDFTTTLDWSDAPFAKWFVGGKLNVAVNCVDRHVAAGKGDRVAIHWVGEPGDTRDLTYSQLLAEVSKAANYFASIGLVAGDRVAIYMPMVPEALISMLACARLGLTHSVVFAGFSSGALRSRVDDAEAKLVITTDGQYRRGQPAPLKTQVDEALGTGADAAKSVEKVLVVRRTNHDPDLNWVEGRDVWWEDTVDEQSDTHEAEAFDAEHPLFLLYTSGTTGKPKGIVHSSGGYLTQVSYSFHYVFDHKEGRDVFWCGADIGWVTGHSYLVYGPLSNGATEVVYEGTPNSPNEHRHFEIIEKYGVTIYYIAPTLIRTFMKWGREIPDAHDLSTIRLLGSVGEPINPEAWKWYREVIGGNSAPIVDTWWQTETGAIMISPLPGVTATKPGSAMKPLPGISANIVDDQGNPVGAGEQGYLVLDQPWPSMLRGIWGDDERFRETYWSRFAEQGWYFAGDGARYDEDHALWVLGRVDDVMNVSGHRISTAEVESALVGHSGVAEAAVIGAADETTGQGIVAFVILREGVENTGDQLIAELRQQVSVEISPIAKPREINVVPELPKTRSGKIMRRLLKDVAEGRELGDTSTLVDPSVFEAIRAKKA, from the coding sequence ATGTCCTCCACCGTCCAGGCATTCCCACCCTCCGACGAGTTCGCCGCCCAGGCCAACGGCACCGCCGAGATGTACGACCATGCCGATGCCGATCGCCTCGAGTTCTGGGCCGAGCAGGCCCGGCGGCTGGAGTGGGCCACCGATTTCACCACCACCCTCGACTGGTCCGACGCACCCTTCGCCAAGTGGTTCGTCGGCGGCAAGCTGAACGTGGCCGTCAACTGCGTGGACCGCCACGTCGCCGCAGGAAAGGGCGACCGGGTCGCCATCCACTGGGTCGGCGAACCCGGCGACACCCGTGATCTCACCTACAGCCAGCTGCTCGCCGAGGTCAGCAAGGCGGCCAACTACTTCGCCTCCATCGGACTGGTCGCCGGCGACCGCGTCGCCATCTACATGCCGATGGTCCCCGAGGCCCTGATCTCGATGCTCGCCTGCGCCCGCCTCGGCCTCACCCACTCCGTGGTCTTCGCCGGCTTCTCCTCCGGCGCACTGCGCTCACGCGTCGACGACGCCGAGGCCAAACTCGTCATCACCACCGACGGCCAGTACCGCCGTGGCCAGCCGGCACCGCTGAAGACCCAGGTCGACGAGGCGCTCGGCACCGGCGCCGACGCCGCGAAGTCGGTCGAGAAGGTCCTGGTCGTGCGTCGCACCAACCACGACCCCGACCTCAACTGGGTCGAAGGACGCGACGTGTGGTGGGAAGACACCGTCGACGAGCAGTCCGACACCCACGAGGCCGAGGCGTTCGACGCCGAGCACCCGCTGTTCCTGCTCTACACCTCGGGGACCACCGGCAAGCCCAAGGGGATCGTCCACTCCTCGGGCGGCTACCTCACCCAGGTCAGCTACTCGTTCCACTACGTGTTCGACCACAAAGAAGGCCGCGACGTCTTCTGGTGCGGTGCCGACATCGGCTGGGTGACCGGCCACTCCTACCTCGTGTACGGCCCGCTCTCCAACGGCGCGACCGAAGTCGTCTACGAGGGAACCCCCAACTCCCCCAACGAGCACCGCCACTTCGAGATCATCGAGAAGTACGGCGTCACCATCTACTACATCGCGCCGACGCTGATCCGCACCTTCATGAAGTGGGGCCGCGAGATCCCCGACGCCCACGACCTGTCCACCATCCGGCTGCTCGGCAGCGTCGGCGAACCGATCAACCCCGAGGCCTGGAAGTGGTACCGCGAGGTCATCGGCGGAAACTCCGCGCCCATCGTCGACACCTGGTGGCAGACCGAGACCGGCGCCATCATGATCTCGCCGCTGCCCGGCGTCACCGCGACCAAGCCGGGATCGGCGATGAAGCCCCTGCCCGGCATCAGCGCCAACATCGTCGACGACCAGGGCAACCCCGTCGGTGCGGGCGAGCAGGGCTACCTCGTGCTCGACCAGCCGTGGCCGTCGATGCTGCGCGGCATCTGGGGCGACGACGAGCGATTCCGCGAAACCTACTGGTCCCGCTTCGCCGAGCAGGGCTGGTACTTCGCCGGTGACGGCGCCCGCTACGACGAGGACCACGCCCTCTGGGTCCTCGGACGTGTCGACGACGTCATGAATGTCTCCGGCCACCGCATCTCGACCGCCGAGGTCGAGTCCGCCCTCGTCGGCCATTCCGGTGTCGCCGAAGCCGCGGTCATCGGCGCCGCCGACGAGACCACCGGCCAGGGCATCGTCGCCTTCGTCATCCTGCGCGAGGGTGTGGAGAACACCGGTGATCAGCTGATCGCCGAACTGCGCCAGCAGGTGTCGGTGGAGATCTCACCGATCGCCAAGCCCCGCGAGATCAACGTCGTGCCCGAACTGCCCAAGACACGGTCGGGCAAGATCATGCGCCGCCTGCTCAAGGACGTCGCCGAAGGTCGCGAACTGGGCGACACCTCGACGCTCGTCGACCCGTCGGTGTTCGAGGCGATCCGCGCGAAGAAGGCCTGA
- the ssd gene encoding septum site-determining protein Ssd gives MPDELLVLVDPDLRDDVARCAAAAGYLVHVGSADDCRREWLTARAVVADPPAVAVLSRIRPPRRPGLVLVSAAEPGAHTWRMAMDLGAEDASTLPAEEGRLVRVLTECRVPRRRPAGVVAVIGAHGGAGASTLAAAVALTSADAGSPTLLLDLDDMGAGADLLLGIERRPGLRWQDLALDGGVVGGTALHQALPSAHDGLAVLTSQRLPAAGLSVEAVTAVIDAGQTHGDLVVLDLPRSDNPVVRAAIASTDVVVVVTTPTVGGCAAARRIVDRVVGDEVAVELVVRGPSPGGLRPQQVADAIGLPLLAAFRPDPRLAVRLEGGPLRLRPRSPLGRAAATVHSRVAERRRLAS, from the coding sequence ATGCCCGACGAACTGCTGGTTCTCGTAGACCCTGACCTCCGCGACGACGTCGCGCGCTGCGCCGCGGCAGCCGGTTACCTCGTGCACGTCGGGTCTGCCGACGACTGCCGACGCGAGTGGCTGACGGCCCGGGCCGTGGTCGCGGACCCGCCTGCGGTCGCGGTCCTGTCCCGCATACGCCCGCCCCGTCGCCCTGGACTCGTGCTGGTCAGTGCTGCCGAGCCGGGGGCACACACCTGGCGGATGGCGATGGACCTGGGTGCCGAGGACGCGTCGACCCTGCCGGCCGAGGAGGGGCGCCTGGTCCGCGTGCTGACCGAGTGTCGGGTACCTCGACGCCGCCCGGCCGGCGTCGTCGCGGTCATCGGTGCACACGGCGGCGCCGGAGCATCGACGCTGGCTGCCGCGGTGGCGCTGACGTCGGCCGACGCCGGCTCGCCCACGCTTCTCCTCGACCTCGACGACATGGGCGCAGGTGCCGACCTTCTGCTCGGCATCGAGCGTCGCCCAGGGCTGCGTTGGCAGGATCTCGCGCTCGACGGTGGGGTCGTCGGCGGTACGGCCCTCCACCAGGCGCTGCCGAGTGCGCATGACGGTCTCGCGGTGCTGACCTCCCAGCGACTGCCCGCCGCCGGGTTGAGCGTGGAGGCCGTCACCGCGGTCATCGATGCGGGACAGACGCACGGCGATCTCGTCGTGCTCGACCTGCCGCGCTCCGACAACCCCGTGGTGCGCGCGGCAATCGCATCCACCGACGTCGTGGTGGTGGTGACCACTCCCACCGTCGGCGGATGCGCCGCCGCTCGACGAATCGTCGACCGTGTCGTCGGCGACGAGGTGGCCGTCGAGCTCGTCGTGCGGGGACCCTCGCCCGGCGGGCTACGGCCACAGCAGGTCGCCGACGCGATCGGACTCCCACTGCTCGCCGCCTTTCGCCCGGACCCGCGTCTGGCCGTGCGGCTGGAAGGTGGCCCGTTGCGACTGCGACCTCGCAGCCCACTCGGGCGCGCGGCCGCGACGGTGCACTCGCGGGTCGCCGAGCGACGGCGGCTCGCATCATGA
- a CDS encoding TadA family conjugal transfer-associated ATPase, which yields MTRARTDGQADEALLDRVRSRLAADAADPSPAVIADAIRAEAGGVLGDTDLLAALRFLQTELTGAGKLEQLLAEPDIADILVAGPDEVWVDRGSGLESTPIRFPDEGSVRRLAGRLALGAGRRLDDAQPWVDGQLSNVGRRGYTVRLHAIIPPLAADGTCISLRVLRSASKDLPSLIDNGAIPSEVVPVITDILRHRLAFLVIGGTGSGKTTLLNALIGAMDPRERVVCVEDALELAPRHPQVVRLVARASNVEGVGEVPVRALVRQALRMRPDRIIVGEVRGSEVIDLLTALNTGHDGSAGTVHANSTSEVPARMEALAALGGMGRDALHSQLGAALQVVLGVARNAGGARGLVEIGIVRRDDSGRVMIVPIWLRHNGFTTERQQFDALVAGRGTATGECR from the coding sequence ATGACGCGGGCACGAACGGACGGGCAGGCCGACGAAGCGCTGTTGGACCGGGTGCGCTCGCGTCTGGCCGCCGACGCGGCCGACCCGAGTCCGGCCGTCATCGCCGACGCGATCCGGGCAGAGGCCGGGGGAGTGCTCGGCGACACCGACCTGCTCGCCGCGCTCCGATTCCTGCAGACCGAACTGACCGGGGCGGGCAAGCTCGAGCAACTCCTCGCCGAACCCGACATCGCCGACATCCTGGTGGCGGGTCCGGACGAGGTGTGGGTGGATCGGGGTTCCGGGCTCGAGTCGACGCCGATCCGATTTCCGGACGAGGGGTCGGTGCGTCGACTGGCGGGCCGGCTCGCGCTCGGGGCCGGACGACGCCTCGACGACGCCCAGCCCTGGGTCGACGGGCAGTTGTCGAACGTCGGACGCCGCGGGTACACCGTGCGGCTCCACGCGATCATTCCGCCACTCGCTGCGGACGGGACGTGCATCTCACTGCGGGTTCTGCGTTCGGCGTCCAAGGACCTGCCGAGCCTGATCGACAACGGCGCGATCCCGTCCGAGGTGGTGCCGGTCATCACCGACATCCTGCGCCACCGGCTCGCCTTCCTGGTGATCGGCGGCACCGGCTCGGGGAAGACGACCCTGCTGAATGCGCTGATCGGCGCCATGGATCCGCGCGAGCGGGTGGTGTGTGTGGAGGACGCCCTCGAGCTCGCCCCGCGCCACCCGCAGGTGGTACGGCTGGTCGCGCGGGCATCGAATGTCGAGGGCGTGGGTGAGGTCCCGGTGCGGGCCCTCGTCCGGCAGGCGCTTCGGATGAGACCCGACCGGATCATCGTCGGCGAAGTTCGAGGCAGTGAGGTCATCGACCTGCTCACGGCGCTGAACACCGGTCACGACGGGAGTGCCGGTACGGTGCACGCGAACTCGACCTCGGAGGTGCCGGCGCGGATGGAAGCGCTTGCCGCGCTGGGAGGTATGGGACGTGATGCCCTCCACAGTCAGCTGGGTGCCGCGTTGCAGGTGGTCCTCGGGGTGGCACGGAATGCGGGTGGAGCACGGGGTCTCGTCGAGATCGGGATCGTCCGACGGGACGACTCCGGGCGGGTGATGATCGTGCCGATCTGGTTGCGCCACAATGGTTTCACCACGGAGCGTCAGCAGTTCGACGCGCTGGTCGCCGGCCGGGGGACGGCTACCGGGGAGTGCCGGTGA
- a CDS encoding type II secretion system F family protein codes for MSTPVAVALVSAAAGVAVLMTSPPRVTYRILAGCGGEDPSRSSTPVVLAPMAVPFGVSLVGGLPAAIAAAIIVTVVLWVRRRRLAEKSRDRRSDDLLLALSLMIAELSVGAPPVRACEVAVAELRRRDPGDGGSGSAIADGLEAMACRAALGGSVLDSTSGDDAAAGGESWRRIGVAWQIADDRGLPMGDLLGAVRSDLQARRGFADRTRAGLSGPRATAAVLAGLPLLGIALGQATGAGPIQVLLGGGLGGVLLVVGCGLVAAGIGWSERITGKVLAR; via the coding sequence ATGTCGACTCCGGTCGCCGTCGCGCTGGTGTCGGCCGCTGCGGGTGTCGCGGTACTGATGACTTCTCCGCCACGGGTGACGTACCGAATCCTGGCTGGCTGCGGCGGCGAGGATCCCAGCCGGTCATCCACCCCGGTCGTGCTGGCTCCGATGGCGGTGCCCTTCGGTGTCTCCCTGGTGGGCGGATTGCCTGCCGCCATCGCGGCCGCGATCATCGTGACGGTCGTGCTCTGGGTGCGCCGCCGCCGACTGGCCGAGAAGTCGCGCGATCGTCGGTCGGACGACCTGCTCCTCGCGCTGTCGCTGATGATCGCCGAACTGTCGGTCGGCGCGCCACCGGTGCGGGCCTGCGAGGTCGCGGTCGCCGAACTCCGCCGTCGTGATCCCGGTGACGGGGGTTCGGGATCAGCGATCGCCGACGGCCTGGAGGCGATGGCCTGCCGTGCCGCCCTGGGTGGTTCGGTGCTCGATTCGACGTCCGGGGACGACGCCGCGGCGGGTGGCGAGTCGTGGCGTCGTATCGGTGTGGCGTGGCAGATCGCCGACGACCGCGGTCTGCCGATGGGCGACCTCCTCGGCGCGGTGCGCTCGGACCTGCAGGCACGGCGGGGTTTCGCGGATCGAACACGGGCCGGACTGTCGGGGCCACGCGCGACGGCAGCGGTTCTGGCCGGTCTGCCGCTGCTCGGGATCGCGCTGGGGCAGGCGACGGGTGCGGGACCGATCCAGGTCCTCCTCGGTGGCGGTCTGGGCGGCGTTCTGCTGGTGGTCGGGTGTGGCCTGGTGGCCGCTGGGATCGGCTGGTCGGAGCGCATCACCGGGAAGGTGCTGGCGCGGTGA
- a CDS encoding type II secretion system F family protein has translation MAGAAWSAALLAVALWLWPAPRWLLCRVTGPPPPPDRTPRWLGAGPAPDDPFAVASAFDLFAVCLRAGLPVGTAASVVAERAPASMAGPLAHVADLLQLGADPDAAWSALIDGSNGAASDDHLDALAAMARRSARAGSSLAGGLAELAEDVRRRAHDDALAAAERAGVAISGPLGLCFLPAFICLGIVPVVVGLASTVLGSV, from the coding sequence ATGGCGGGCGCCGCCTGGTCCGCGGCCCTGTTGGCCGTGGCGTTGTGGCTCTGGCCGGCGCCGCGGTGGTTGCTGTGCCGGGTGACCGGGCCGCCCCCGCCCCCGGATCGCACGCCACGGTGGCTGGGTGCCGGACCTGCTCCCGACGACCCGTTCGCGGTCGCGTCGGCATTCGATCTGTTCGCCGTGTGCCTACGTGCCGGACTCCCGGTGGGGACCGCGGCGTCGGTGGTCGCCGAGCGCGCACCGGCGTCGATGGCCGGGCCCCTCGCCCACGTCGCCGACCTGCTGCAGCTCGGTGCCGATCCGGACGCGGCGTGGTCGGCGTTGATCGACGGGTCGAACGGCGCGGCCTCCGACGACCACCTCGACGCGCTCGCCGCGATGGCTCGTCGCTCGGCGCGGGCCGGCTCGTCGCTCGCGGGCGGGCTCGCCGAACTCGCCGAGGACGTGCGGCGCCGGGCCCACGACGACGCCCTCGCCGCCGCCGAGCGGGCCGGTGTCGCCATCAGCGGCCCGCTCGGATTGTGCTTCCTACCCGCATTCATCTGCCTCGGTATCGTTCCGGTCGTCGTCGGCCTCGCCTCGACGGTTCTGGGTTCGGTCTGA
- a CDS encoding VOC family protein, whose amino-acid sequence MTDSGSRHHAIDYIELTVTDSAAAQAFYSSAFGWQFNDYGPAYAGIVNPGGPDLPEVGGLATSETAAVRGGPLVLLYSDDLDATAEQVRAAGGEIVNGPYAFPGGRRFHFTDPSGNELGVWSTS is encoded by the coding sequence ATGACCGACTCAGGTTCCCGACACCACGCAATCGACTACATCGAACTCACCGTCACCGACTCCGCCGCGGCACAGGCGTTCTATTCGTCGGCGTTCGGCTGGCAGTTCAACGACTACGGGCCCGCGTACGCGGGGATCGTGAACCCGGGCGGTCCCGACCTGCCCGAGGTCGGTGGCCTCGCGACGAGCGAGACGGCTGCGGTGCGCGGTGGCCCGCTCGTGCTGCTCTACTCCGACGACCTGGACGCCACGGCGGAACAGGTTCGCGCCGCCGGCGGCGAGATCGTCAACGGACCCTACGCTTTTCCCGGCGGCCGACGGTTCCATTTCACGGATCCGAGCGGCAACGAACTCGGGGTGTGGTCGACCTCGTAG
- a CDS encoding DUF4244 domain-containing protein, whose amino-acid sequence MSRTIFRTHDAPAAHDPGAVTERLGAHLTRLMTDEEGMSTAEYAIGTIAAAAFGAILYTVVTGDNIVSALTGIIGKALNTSVG is encoded by the coding sequence ATGTCACGCACCATTTTCCGGACTCACGACGCTCCCGCCGCGCACGACCCCGGCGCCGTGACCGAACGTCTCGGCGCGCACCTGACCCGGCTCATGACCGACGAGGAAGGGATGTCGACCGCGGAGTACGCAATCGGGACCATTGCCGCGGCCGCGTTCGGTGCGATCCTCTACACGGTCGTCACCGGTGACAACATCGTGAGCGCGTTGACCGGCATCATCGGGAAGGCGCTCAACACCTCGGTCGGCTGA